A region of Solanum dulcamara chromosome 7, daSolDulc1.2, whole genome shotgun sequence DNA encodes the following proteins:
- the LOC129895609 gene encoding uncharacterized protein LOC129895609 has protein sequence MAMNSEKILLATIIIFMLVLSPVVRSSADRMTRREVLVRRPICPACVCCQPPPSGSCCSCCATPIHSQSNNSSP, from the exons ATGGCGATGAATTCTGAGAAGATTCTTCTGGCTACAATCATCATCTTTATGCTTGTTTTATCTCCAGTTGTACGTAGCAGCGCGGACAGAATGACTCGTCGAG AAGTACTTGTGAGAAGACCAATATGTCCTGCTTGTGTGTGTTGCCAACCACCACCATCAGGATCTTGTTGCAGCTGTTGCGCTACTCCTATCCATTCTCAATCCAACAATAGTTCGCCTTAA